Below is a window of Candidatus Thermoplasmatota archaeon DNA.
ATATCTTACCCGGAAAAGGCTGCAATGGGAAAGACAGGAAGCTGGCGTGTGTTCCGCCCCCTGTTTCATGAAGATAAATGTATAAAATGCTGGAGATGCTGGATTTTCTGTCCCGAAGGGGCAATATCGCGTAATGAACTACCATCAATAAACTACGATTTTTGTAAGGGTTGCGGGGTATGCGCCAATGAATGCCCCGTAAATACCATAGAAATGGGGAGGGAGGAAAAATGAAGATTATAGACACTGCAAATAATGTTGTCGCACTGGCCGCAAAAATGGCACGCCCGAAGGTAATAGCGGCCTACCCGATAACTCCTCAGACAACCATCGTTGAAAGACTGGCACAATATGTTGAGTCGGGCGAATTGAAAGCAGAATTTATAAGAGTTGAGTCGGAACATTCTGCAATGACCTCATGTATAGCGGCAGAAGCTACGGGCGTGAGAACATTTACAGCCACATCTTCCCACGGCCTGCTTTTAATGCATGAAATGCTTCACTGGGCGGGGCTTGCAAGATTGCCCATCGTTATGGTAAATGTCAACAGGGCTATTGGGCCAGGGTGGAGTATATGGAGCGATTGCAACGATTCCATGTCTCAGAGGGACACAGGATGGCTGCAGTTTTACTGTTCAAGCAATCAGGAGGTTTTTGATACGGTTATACAGGCTTACAAAATTGCGGAGCATAAGGACGTTCAATTGCCCGTAATGGTAAATTATGACGGCTTTATTTTATCCCATACATCAATGCCGGCAGATATTCCCTCCCAGAAAGAGATTGATGATTTTCTTCCGGCGTACACTCCCGAATGGAAGCTGGATGTCGAGCACCCAATAACTCACGGGAACATTATAGGGCCCGAGTATTACATGGAAGTGAGGTACGATATGCAAATTTCCCAGCAGAAGGCAAAGAAAGTAATCAAAAATGTTGACGACGAATGGAACAAAAAATTTGGCAAAAGTCACGGCAATCTGATAGAAACATACAGGTGCGATGATGCGGACATAATTATTGTTGCAATGGGGGCCATCGGGGCAGAGGCACACGCATCGGTTGACGGGCTGCGAAAGAAAGGAGAGAAAGTTGGGCTTGCAAGATTGAGAGTTTTTCGTCCCTTCCCAAAAGAGGATTTGCAAAAAATTGCGGAAAAAGCAAAATTGATAGTCATAGACAGGGACATATCTGTTGGAATAGAGGGGGCAGTAGCAACTGAAATAAAAGCATCTGTTGATGGAAAGGTATGTGGATTTATTGCAGGACTTGGTGGCAGGGATGTCACCCATAAAGACATTATGAGGATGTACAATCTGGCGAAAGAAAATAAGGATGGATGGTACTCGGTGGAGGTGAGATAATGGCCATAAAGGATTTACCGAAAGAAGAATATGTTCTTCAGGGCAATGCGGCATGTCCGGGATGTCCTGCCACTATTGCTTTGAGGACGGTGCTCAAGGCTCTCGGGAAAAAAACGATAATTACCGTTCCAGCGTCATGCAGTGCCGTCATTCAGTCATTGTATCCAAAAACATCTTTTTCAGTGCCCACGATGAATATCGCATTTGAAGCGGCGGCGGCATCAGCATCCGGCATAAAAGCAGCACTCCATGCCGAGGGAAAGGACGATGTGACAGTGATGGTATGGGCTGGTGATGGCGGGAGCTACGATATCGGTCTGCAGGCATTGAGCGGTGCCCTAGAAAGGAAAACGAATTTCATTTATATATGCTATAACAACCAGATGTACTCCAATACTGGAATACAACGAAGCGGGGCCACACCGTACGGAGCGTGGACGACTACCACATGGGCTGGAAAAAAGGAGAAAGCAAAAAATCTCGCTGAAATAGTGATGGTTCATGACACACCCTATGTGGCAACGGCTTCGATAGCATACCCCACGGATTTGTACAGGAAGGTGAAAAAAGCAAAGGGAATAGAAGGGCCGAAGTATATAGAGATACTGTGTCCATGCCCTCCAGGCTGGAGGTTTGACATGAGCAAGACTGTCGAAATTGCACGTCTTGCCGTGGAAACAGGGTCATGGCTGATGTATGAGTTCGAGGGTGGCAAATTGACATTCAACGGCCCTTCAAAAGGAATAATTGAAGGAACAAAAGAAGCCAAGCCCATAGAAGACTGGCTTCGTATGCAGGGGAGATTCAGAAATCTTACTGATAATGATATCAAGGAAATAAAGAATGAGCTAAAGGAGGGATGGGAATTTTATCAGAAAAAAAGCTAAACTCTTCTGAATCCTCGCCGGGTGTATGAAGATAATGCCATTACGGAGGATTTCAGAGGCCTTATTATTGATGGAGCCCCTCCAGTTTTTGTCCTCTTTTTCAATATTTCTTCGATGACATCATCAACACTTTCGGCATCTGCCGTCGTATAGCCTTTTCCCACTTCCCATGCATAGTGTGCATCGCTTCCGCCGGTTTCCGGAAGTTTCATTGTTTTTGC
It encodes the following:
- a CDS encoding 4Fe-4S binding protein; the encoded protein is MKTTISYPEKAAMGKTGSWRVFRPLFHEDKCIKCWRCWIFCPEGAISRNELPSINYDFCKGCGVCANECPVNTIEMGREEK
- a CDS encoding transketolase C-terminal domain-containing protein, translating into MKIIDTANNVVALAAKMARPKVIAAYPITPQTTIVERLAQYVESGELKAEFIRVESEHSAMTSCIAAEATGVRTFTATSSHGLLLMHEMLHWAGLARLPIVMVNVNRAIGPGWSIWSDCNDSMSQRDTGWLQFYCSSNQEVFDTVIQAYKIAEHKDVQLPVMVNYDGFILSHTSMPADIPSQKEIDDFLPAYTPEWKLDVEHPITHGNIIGPEYYMEVRYDMQISQQKAKKVIKNVDDEWNKKFGKSHGNLIETYRCDDADIIIVAMGAIGAEAHASVDGLRKKGEKVGLARLRVFRPFPKEDLQKIAEKAKLIVIDRDISVGIEGAVATEIKASVDGKVCGFIAGLGGRDVTHKDIMRMYNLAKENKDGWYSVEVR
- a CDS encoding 3-methyl-2-oxobutanoate dehydrogenase subunit beta, coding for MAIKDLPKEEYVLQGNAACPGCPATIALRTVLKALGKKTIITVPASCSAVIQSLYPKTSFSVPTMNIAFEAAAASASGIKAALHAEGKDDVTVMVWAGDGGSYDIGLQALSGALERKTNFIYICYNNQMYSNTGIQRSGATPYGAWTTTTWAGKKEKAKNLAEIVMVHDTPYVATASIAYPTDLYRKVKKAKGIEGPKYIEILCPCPPGWRFDMSKTVEIARLAVETGSWLMYEFEGGKLTFNGPSKGIIEGTKEAKPIEDWLRMQGRFRNLTDNDIKEIKNELKEGWEFYQKKS